The DNA segment TTCAAATGCTAATTACGAAACCTTCTTATTTGGTATCCGAAATGGCAAGTTTCTCACGTTTCTTAGATCCTTCTAATGTGCATACAGGTCATATCAAATTGTTGCGATGATTAGTTGGACACATAAAAATCTACTCAAACATCTACAGCAGATCATAACATTTTCTGCTTAGTTGTTTCTCAGTCACCCAATCGATTCTTGAAAGATAAACGTCCAAGATCTCATTTACACGTTAATACATTGAACAATTGGATGGGTGAAGGAAACATATATTGAGAGATGAAAGGTCAGAGAAGAAGGAAACATATATTGACAGAAGAAAGGTCAGAGAAGAAAACAAATGTTAACATAATCATGTCAAAAAAGGTCATATGGCTACAGGAGATTTCTATCATTCACATTATAACCATGTAACACTTCATTTCATTTGGAAAATGTGATTCATTCTCTTATCATGTGACCACACATGAGAAAAATGGTTGTACCAGAATGGTCAATAACAAGGTTTGCACCCCCGACATAAGTGGTTGCACATGACAAATGAATTATATGCTGTTCTTGTGCTCGAAAATAACATTCTAGTGTCAACTACCACTTCCATTTTCTGCAAGTTATATCTATTTTGCCTTAAGGTCCTCCAAAACAATAGAAGCAGCATTACGCCCCGGCGCACCCATCACCCCACCACCTGGGTGTGCGCCGCTCCCGCAGAGGTACAGCCCCTTCACAGGGGTTCTGTAGTCTGACCTGTATGGTGCAAAGTGCAAACAGGCTAGTCATGATCCCAAAGTCGTGACTTCTAGCCTTGAAGCGTCAAAGATTGGCAAGGAGAAGAAGGGTTAAGAACAAATTAATACACATACCATCCCTTGGCGGGTCTCATGAGGAAAAGAGAATCCAAGCCCATTGCACCATGAAAAATGTTGCCTCCTGTGAAATTTTAATCATGCCCCTTTAGCAAAGTTTTTAACTGGTAAATAAAAGAGCAAAAGGATGCAGTATGCACGACATGCAAAAGAAAACAATGTGTACAGGAAAGAGTTTACCTGTTAGACCAAACTCTCTTTCAAGATCAGGTGGAGTCAGCATATCATAGCCTACAACCGATGAGCTAAAACCCGGCGCATATTCATCAATCAAAGAAAAACATCGCTCAGCAAAGGATTTCTGAAAATTGGTTTTCATCAACATGGTCAGTGTTGGTAAATTCACAAAATACTTCTCTTCTCAGATTGTGTTTTGGAGACAATGCTTAAGAGCATCATCAGAACCTACTCTGTTCAATTATGGATAACAAATATTTTTGGGCAATATACACAGCAATCTGTGTGGGCCAAGGAATGTGCAAACATTAAACACAGAGTGCATAATGCCATAATGAGATCAAAATGTGAGTAGGATCAACATACCCTGACATTAGAATCCTGCCAACTACCCTCTGAAAGTTTGTAGGGTGTGTACTGAACGAAAAGATTAATAACATGCTGACCTATTGAAAGGATAAATCAAAAGATGGAACTCGTGTCAGAGCAGGATCAAAATAGCCTTAGACACATAAAATGTAGCTGCAGGATCCAATGATAGTTTAACAAAGCATACCCCATATACTTTTCTTGCTCTATTGAGAATTTGGGATGATGAGATATGCCTTAGTAGTTAGTAGTAGGTTTTATGCCACTGCAATGATGAGGGAATAAGAAATCCGCATACCTGGTGGAGAGATGGTCTTATCCAAGACAGAAGGAATTGTCATTTCTATAACAGGTCTTTTGGATGAGACGCCGCCTGCGGCTTCCCTGTATGCTAGCTCAATTTCCTCCATGCTGGAGAGCACGTAGAAGTTCCATATTAGTAGACAGTAATGAATTAACTCTGCTAGAGTGACactacatttttttaataacacACAATCAAATAAGAGGCTGGATCATCTAGCTTTTCTGTATGATAACGAATGAGAAACTAATGATAGGCTGGGAGCTATCATATAACATGATTGCGGTTAGCATAAAAAAACCGAACATAAGCAGAAGACGTCCCCCTAGCTTTGTCTTAAGAGATTGCAGGACCCAACCCTTTAGGGAGGTACTCACATGACCGGCAAGCACCAGGGTTTAAGCCCGGGTGGATGGTCTCTCAACTAGAGGCTCTACCAACTGAGCTATCGCTTGGTTCTCATATTGCGGTTAGCATGATCATGCGCTGTTAGAGAATTAGCTTGTGCAGTGACACAGATCTACCAAGACGAACGTGCAAGATCACAGACGACACTAGAGAGTAGAGACACAATGTTTGTTGAAGAGGTTCAGCCGAAGCCTACATCcccggggcatgactacggatGCTCCTTTTCACAATTGCAACACCAGCCGCCCGGAGTCCTGGCAAAACCGCCAACACCCCCCTGCGAGCATGTCGCTATGTTGTCATGCCGGTTACAACAACGGTcttctcatatttatgaggaagGGTGACAAGAGTCCGACTCCAACTCTACCCTATACCGTTAATTACAACTCCAAATCCTAACGTAACCAGACTCGTACGttatattcgacacatattcaaCATGTGCTTTATTATCCTTGGGGACTAATGAAAAGTAAAAGTATAATATATACATGTAGGTAATCGATTTGGTATATAAAGTCAAGATGACTAGCGCTGAGCACTATATCAGAACAGCAAGATTTATTATCGAGCAGTGACACTTTTGAATTACAAGACCATTTCCCTTGCCGTACTCTCTGTTTATAAGCACAAGATATGCAATACATGAACATGAATAAGATAACAAATGGTATCTCACAGATTATTTGCTTGTCTGACTGCAGAGAAAGATCAAAGACAACTGTATACGAGTATTTCACACGGTGGATGTTGTCAACGTAGGAGAGGTTGAGTAACTTCAGTTAACTACCTTTCAGACCCAATGTGTATGGTGCCCATGTGCTCTGGACCACCTTCAGGGCTGATGTCTTTGCAGCAGTGGAACTGTGGCAGCCTGTCAACAGCCACATTAATCTTTGTTGTCGCCTGCCCCAAAGAATTCAGGTTAAATTATTAGCAATTAATATTACAATATTCAGTTGTTGGAGCTCACTGTTGAAACTATCAAGATTCAACATACTATTATGTTCATCTTAAAAAGtaatttcataaaattacaaatatttattttagtaatataaaattaaaaaaatcatggtCAAGTTACATCCTAGAGACCATGTAAAGTCAACAACATCAAATAGAAAAGAATGGAAGGAGCAGAAGAAAAgttgaagaaaacaaaataatattattcAACATTATAATCAACAACATGCTGACAGGTATGTTGACTTTCTTTAAGGTTTCTAATGTTTTTCCATTCCAATTATTGGCAGGTAGGATTTCACGAACCGACATGTGGGTGTAAGTGAGTTATGAGGGTGCTTTTCAACTCAGAGTGACAATTTTTTAAGTGCAATTTTGCCTTTAAAAAAGAACAACATTAGTGTATCAAGATATGGTTGTACATAAGTTCTTACAGAGCTGTAATCTGCTGTCTTGATAGCACAGAGGAAGTCCTTTGGAAGAACATTAGCAGGCACTAGGTCCTGCAAAAGAAATCAGATATCAGTACCAAAAATATTTGCCTAATTATGCTTGCAAAACTATAGCTGATAAATATTTGCAATGTTACATATTCATAGTTGTTCTTACCACAAATGTTTTATATGGAGTGGCATTTGATAGAACAACTGGCGAGTGCACCTCTGTTCCATCAGCCAAAGCTACCTACAAATCCCAATCTTTCAAGAGGTTGGAAGCAATGAAATACACTCATGCGTTAATCAAAGTACTTACCCCTTCTACCCTTCCAGTAGTTTCATTAATCATTACATGAGAAACCTGTACAAGAAAAATGGATCGAGTGAGGTAAGATACCTAACATGGAAGATTGGACGTAAACCATAATTATGAAAATGGCCATGACATAGTACAGCTCTAGTTAAaacttttgatttttgaataaATGACCATTTTGTATTCTGTTTAAATTTGGAAAAATCGCTCTGCCAAAGAGCAGCATTACAAATCTTAGATCTAATATCATGGCATAAGAATAGGAAAGGCACCTCCGCATTTGTTACAATCTGTGCACCTGCTTCAAGAGCTGCTTTGCTTATAGCTGATGACACAGAACCCATACCACCTTGGACATACCTGTAGCAAGTGTATTATATTTTGGAAATAACAATATTTCTGCAAAAGCAAACCAAGAATGAACTAAGGAAACAACTAATAATGAACCCAACAGGCTAACAAGCAGATTTGGCTACAGAGTGTGATGTCATTTTGTACAATATTGACCCTTGAAAGCTTGTTTGACTAGTCAGTGGAAATATACACAATACACTGGTTGACCATCTATTCAGTTCAATCCATGCTACAACCACAGAGGTTTGTACATGGTTTCAGGTGTACAATAGTGAAGGCTATATATTTCTATAGGGAACAGAATACAAAGATAAGCATCTCAGAGTAAGAAGCATACGCCCAAACACCACGCTGACCACCAGTTTCCCCCATGACATGATGCAGGAGAACATATCCAGAACCTGGAGTGTGCACACCAGCCTATAGAAGAGAGATGCAGCAGTCAAATGCCAATACGGTAGGCAAAAAAATTTGCTTAGTTCGTTCAGAGCACCCTTACCATAGTACCTATCACAGCGTCAGTTGCAAGAGTCGCCTTCAATACCTCGCTCTGTAGTAGATAGCAGTCAATGAGAGGCCTTTTTGTTCACAGGTCAAAGAAGTTTAAGTGCATACTGTCTATTGCAACAAAGCAATCACACAGTTGCTTCATATGATCAATGTGAACAGAAGTGTTTAAGAACAGATGGAACTAAGCTTTCGACCTCAAACCAGCTGTTCAAGATTTTCGATGCCGGCGAAAGGAGGAGGTCAAAGAATTCCCTGCCAATAGCCATTGTTTTTGTTAAAAAGGGGCAATTAACTTTACATACTGCATTATGCATAAGCTGTCAGTACTTAGTACTCACACCATATTCTTCTGCCCCTGCTGCATCACAAGCCGAAGAAGATTGCCCCAGAATGCTGACTTGTCTACCCTATCCTTCATCCTGTCAACCATAGAGGTATGGTACTCCTGCCTCAGCTCGGGCGGAGCCGAGTCTATGACAAAGTCCATGAGCTTGCAGAACTTCTCCAGCTGCTTCTCGTACCTACATTCACATATAGGTCCTACTAATATCATTCTAATCTAAAATGTACACAGAACCCACAGTCATTTATTAATCCAAGATAGTTTCAAGCTACACAGCAGAAAGAAACCAGGATGACTTAATGTTTCACTCACCTCGGGTAAGCCATTGCATCCTTCCTGGAGAACTTGCTGATCTCTGAGTAGTTCAGCTCCGCATCTGGACCAAGAAGCAGGTACCTATCGTCAAGGCACGGCGTGAACGACGAAGGGCTCCGTGGCAGGAGCTTCAGCCCGTGCCTCTCCAGCTCCAGCTCGCTTACGCAAGCACCCGCAACAACAGCAGCAGTATCAGCACACATAAGCATCGGTGGTTCAGGGTTCAATACACAGAACAACTCACATTCATAGAAAGATTAGAAAATGCATCTAAATACAAGATCGTGGTGCGTAAATTGGACAGAAACGGAGGCTGTTATTGCAAAAGACGCGTCTTTGGGGTTGGGGTTACCGGAGAATGGTGGGGCGGAGGAGGCTGAGGAGGTAGCTGCAGCGGGAGAATCGGAAGCCGGGGACGAGGTCGGACTCCGACACCGCGGCCCCGCCCAGGACGCCTCGCCGCTCCAGCACGGCGACGGAGCGTCCGGCGTGTGCGAGGTAGGCGGCGGCCACGAGCCCGTTGTGCCCGCCGCCGATCACCACCGCGTCCCACCGTTTGCCCCTGGGCAGCTGCGACAACGGGGAGGCCACCGCCTCCGTGGAGAAGCATCGGCGGCGGGCGCCGGCGGGCAGGAGGCGCCACGCCGCTGGCGACATCAGGGGCTTTTGTTTGGGTTCAGTTGGGAGGAGGGACGGAATCTTTCGCTGTTCGCCGGCTACCAAGCAACTCGTGAGTCGTGAGTGCGGGTGGTGATTCCGCTAGCGCCATACGAAGACGGGTTACCTGAAGTACGTATTCCTACACAGGTCACGGATACTTTCAGGGGAATTTCTATCTCTACTAGTCTTCTTCTACGTTATAAAATACGAGTGGCTCTCATGTCGTCTTTTTGTCCTATTCTCCTctcatttaataaaaaaatttaaaatttaaataatttattcactttTATTATCCACTATTATCCACCAGTCTTCTGGTTTGTTACCCATTACAGATATAAGATtagttttactaataaaaataaataaagaaattagaagagaattagcagataatcttctctttctttttgggaACTAATCTTGTATCGCTCTTGATGTATTCGTGCGACGGCGCTTCTATAGCGCATACACGTCTCTATAATTTGAGTTTTTGATTGATAGTGCCATGTCTAATATTTATGTTTCGTTACAACGCACTGATATTTAGCTAGTTGGTGTGAATGAGTAGTCTGTTGATTGCTCCACATCATTTGCGATAACACCCTCACGACTCTTAACTGGCAAGGCACGTATTTCAGTGGTATTTTTGTTGGACTTTTAGACAACAATGATTGGCATGTGATGCTACAAGTTCATAGATACGGTGATGGATCTAGCACTTTAAATAAGCTGAGACTGAATGGGACTTGGGTTGCATAGATGGATTGTCGTAGAGGACAAATGGAAGGACGCTTGTTTTGTTGCTAATGAAATGTGGAAGAAAAGAAATCGAAAGAGGAATGGTCAATCCAGAGGAGAGATATATGCAAAGGCGTAAATGACGCATGCATTTCATGTTAGGAATAGGAATGAATAGCGAGCGATATTAGTTAGTGGTGGGACGAAAATGTAGGCAACATCTTGTTTGCAGAgtaattttaaatattatttattctCTGCTTATTCGTCAAATGGTCCCATGGTCTAGCGGTTAGGACATTGGACTCTGAATCCAGTAACCCGAGTTCAAGTCTCGGTGGGACCTTTTTTTTTATCGGCATGATGCCATATTTTCTTTTAGCAAAATTTGTTGAATAAGTTGGTTCGTTTGACTAGGGAAAATTTTTCGGTggaaacaaataaataagtgCAAATAATAAATGTTGTTCCTTATCCCTATCCAATAACTACGGTCAATCTTATTATGCCATCAGTAGAGATATTAATTTGCAATGTCCGATGgtcgtatgtttttttttcaaatcaatCAATGTCTGATGAGATCGAGCGGAAGATATTCGCTGTTTACACTTataatttgcaaaaaaattctACTATTCCATAGTTTGACTGTGCGGTGGGGGCCATCAGCTTACCTTTGCGTTGCCGTCGGGGGTTGGGCAAGGAACGAACGCGCACGGCGGATGCCGGAGGGGTAGGACTGTCATTTCCCCGGCAAGATATTTTTCGGGATCGGATCCGGCAGGTGGTCTGCAGCGCTAAAAGGACCGGGCCCCACCACTTCACGTGGGGCCGCTGGCTCGTCTTCTGACCAATGCATTCTGCTCCGGGGCCCAACGTTGCTACCCTACAGAGCTAACGTCTGAATCGCATCATCCGAGTCATCAGCAGGATTATAAAACAAGCCATCAGCTTGATGCAGATTGTTTAACTTGCTCTAAAATCCCAAACATAACATAGCAATTTCGATCTCCATGCTAGATATCGAATAAGAGGGAGTCTAAAATCCCAAACATATAATATCAATGTTACATATAATTATAATAACTTCTCTTAGTAACCTGTGCAAGAGAAATGCAATTGGACACACACAAGCCAAGATATAACACATGTCAATGACCCTGTACTGCACAgtagaaatattcaaattattTGGTTAAAGTAAAATTTCCCTTCCAGAAAGTAACAATTAAGTTTTGAATTAGCATAAATTCCATGCTAAAGACGGTGAGTCGTGCGCACATCCCAAGTAACGCGAAGCCTTTGTGTGTGCACGGCCGGTGTGAGCGTAGTGGCAGCGAAAACTATCTCGCACTTGGTCCGTATATTCCAAAACCCGAAGGCATCATGACTCATCCGCTGACTGGTGGGCCCACCCGGCCCCGTCTCCTGACCGTCCGATCCGATCTCgacggcctcggcgcctccgtcTCCACTATAAAGCGAGCCCCGGGGAGGGCTCGTTTTCTTCGTGCTTTCGCAGAGGTGGGTTGgcttctcctccccctccggtTCGGTTCGTGTGGTTCGGTTCGGTTCGGTTCGGTTCGTGGGTGAGAGGAAGGGATGGCGGCGTCGGACGTTGAGTACCGCTGCTTCGTCGGCGGCCTTGCCTGGGCCACCAACGACGACTCCCTCCATGCTGCCTTCAGCTCCTTCGGCGAGGTCCTCGACTCAAAGGTCCATAGATCCTTGTTACCTCTGTTGCTTGCTCTTGGTTTTCTGTCTGTTGATTTTTCCTGATTTGTTTGGGtggaaaaatgatttttttcaaagcaAAATTGAAGAAAGCGTCGATATCTGTGGTGGTTTCGGTAGATCTGGAGGTTTCTGACATGGTTGTGACTCGTGCGTTGCAGATCATCCAAGATCGTGAGACTGGGAGGTCGCGCGGGTTCGGCTTCGTCACCTTCTCGAACGAGCAGGCGATGCGCGACGCCATCGAGGGGATGAACGGCAAGGAGCTGGACGGCCGCAGCATCACCGTCAACGAGGCCCAGTCCCGCGGCGGCCGctccggcggtggcggcggctacGGCGGCCGCCGCGAGGGCGGTGGAGGCtacggcggcggtggaggctacggcggcggcggcggcggcggctacggcggcggcggcggctacggCCAGCGCCGCGAGGGCGGCTACGGCGGaggccgtggcggcggcggctatggAGGCGGTGGCTACGGCGGCAGCCGCGGGTACGGCAACTCCGACGGGAACTGGAGGAACTGAGCGGTGGGGCCCTCGCGGCCAAGTTATCTTGTCGCTACAACTACCCGAGTTATCTTGTCGTGTCCTATGTTATCTGTTTCGTGTGGTTCCCATCTGTGATTTTGATCGCAAGCTCCCTCCTTGGATTACTTGTGTTTCGATGAACAAGTCAGATGTTGTTGTTGATGCTATCCTGATCCTGATCCATGAACTGGGTTGGGTTGGGATGTTGTTATCGTCGTGAAACCTGTTACCATTTTCAATTACTCAGACAAGAAAAAAGTGCTACTTGGTGCTGCAAATG comes from the Phragmites australis chromosome 22, lpPhrAust1.1, whole genome shotgun sequence genome and includes:
- the LOC133904770 gene encoding glycine-rich RNA-binding protein 1-like; its protein translation is MAASDVEYRCFVGGLAWATNDDSLHAAFSSFGEVLDSKIIQDRETGRSRGFGFVTFSNEQAMRDAIEGMNGKELDGRSITVNEAQSRGGRSGGGGGYGGRREGGGGYGGGGGYGGGGGGGYGGGGGYGQRREGGYGGGRGGGGYGGGGYGGSRGYGNSDGNWRN
- the LOC133905263 gene encoding uncharacterized protein LOC133905263 — its product is MSPAAWRLLPAGARRRCFSTEAVASPLSQLPRGKRWDAVVIGGGHNGLVAAAYLAHAGRSVAVLERRGVLGGAAVSESDLVPGFRFSRCSYLLSLLRPTILRELELERHGLKLLPRSPSSFTPCLDDRYLLLGPDAELNYSEISKFSRKDAMAYPRYEKQLEKFCKLMDFVIDSAPPELRQEYHTSMVDRMKDRVDKSAFWGNLLRLVMQQGQKNMVEFFDLLLSPASKILNSWFESEVLKATLATDAVIGTMAGVHTPGSGYVLLHHVMGETGGQRGVWAYVQGGMGSVSSAISKAALEAGAQIVTNAEVSHVMINETTGRVEGVALADGTEVHSPVVLSNATPYKTFVDLVPANVLPKDFLCAIKTADYSSATTKINVAVDRLPQFHCCKDISPEGGPEHMGTIHIGSESMEEIELAYREAAGGVSSKRPVIEMTIPSVLDKTISPPGQHVINLFVQYTPYKLSEGSWQDSNVRKSFAERCFSLIDEYAPGFSSSVVGYDMLTPPDLEREFGLTGGNIFHGAMGLDSLFLMRPAKGWSDYRTPVKGLYLCGSGAHPGGGVMGAPGRNAASIVLEDLKAK